In a genomic window of Columba livia isolate bColLiv1 breed racing homer chromosome 4, bColLiv1.pat.W.v2, whole genome shotgun sequence:
- the SH3D19 gene encoding SH3 domain-containing protein 19 isoform X3 yields MRSAAPPPPMAEAWRLEEDEEELRELGRRHRRVALGAAADRSERNKPDCRSSGQGPLSSIRAAIKRSSRTSSHTEQQRDRRRPEITIVAAEPLRQSSWFPGAGPVTPQGLGFPSASSHAQWRRNEHIPAELPPSYEQVIREINQVQVNTTNNNNAAAPRHTTTSATQTDFPEELISHLPGSNVKNSVPTHWESADHPAGKSPLKPPRPAASLLNRSPSENENPLIVFEISEGQSCQENPNAVICPVPKPRSRSNLRPVIKNTESKIDNGEVTQSSTKRQQPPVQQSPLSDDSLLDSHLAMDSMSTEKSQNSIVSRIKVFESQGNNDTSGLSKKPEITPRSFPPRPITAKKPVVAPKPGVSRISGDWDAWTESKSTLSKELQPQPEVAGSSVVTKPELPKKPKPGLVKSSSSDLLDTRSGSAAESGNGQKKFPVPAPRPLVPKKSHYSENPALSLASLKPIPAPPRASVSAQEKVFRSLAESSPAATCSAPASLNKPDVEGDLISFDDDVLPLSPACIVKDSISSEAAADPFQFLTKSEPAKEQTAQPALARKPTVIRIPAKPGKPLNEISHSPPPLPAEKPIGNTSDITVGKSNSGDLVKKVELNPSEQGGVPQLEPVLSPRPVDGKIIPARPPPPKGAPGRPPPPKLSAAKTSSQKDALSRSTSNIIPDKKPSKFRLGPKRAKSQFFKNPDPTLPPRPKPGHPLYNKYTHPVPHGVAKEDCLPRNAGELSCKDSNHAPKVSDTSAPHAVVLHDFPAEHADDLDLHAGDIVCLLEKIDTEWYRGKCGNRTGIFPANFVKVVIDVPEESNRKKIPCSSRSIKGPRCVARFEFIGDQQDELSFSEGETIILKEYVNEEWAKGELRGMSGIFPLNFVEVIEDLPGAGTGAALKNKVEVSSSLPQNNRRSVEWCEALHDFTAETKDDLSFKKGDYIQILEQVDSEWYRGRLNEKEGIFPAVFVQTCSARVELSQSGGGKKGKAKALYDFHGENEDELSFKAGDTITELESVDEDWMSGEIQGKSGIFPKNFVQILKTP; encoded by the exons cCAAGGACCCTTGTCATCCATAAGAGCAGCAATCAAGAGAT CTTCTCGGACCTCTAGTCATACTGAACAGCAGAGGGATAGAAG GCGTCCTGAAATTACAATAGTTGCTGCTGAACCCCTCCGGCAATCCTCCTGGTTTCCAGGTGCAGGCCCTGTCACTCCTCAGGGATTAGGATTCCCTTCTGCTTCGTCTCATGCTCAGTGGAGGAGAAATGAGCATATTCCAGCTGAG CTTCCACCATCATATGAGCAGGTGATAAGAGAAATCAATCAAGTGCAAGTCAATACGACAAATAACAATAATGCTGCTGCTCCTAGACATACCACTACTTCTGCAACACAGACTGACTTTCCGGAGGAACTAATCAGCCATTTGCCAGGAAGTAATGTAAAAAACAGTGTGCCTACACACTGGGAATCTGCAGACCACCCAG caGGGAAGAGTCCTCTTAAACCTCCTAGGCCTGCAGCATCTCTCCTGAATAGGTCTCCTTCAGAAAATGAGAATCCATTAATAGTCTTTGAAATTTCAGAAGGTCAGAGCTGCCAAGAAAATCCCAATGCTGTGATATGTCCTGTGCCAAAGCCAAGATCAAGAAGCAATCTCAGACCTGTGAtcaaaaatactgaaagtaAGATAGACAATGGAGAAGTGACCCAGTCTTCCACAAAAAGGCAGCAACCTCCAGTTCAGCAGTCACCTCTCTCAGATGACAGCTTACTAGACAGTCACTTGGCAATGGACAGCATGAGTACAGAAAAGAGCCAAAATAGTATTGTTTCAAGGATCAAAGTTTTTGAATCCCAAGGAAATAATGATACCTCAGGATTATCAAAAAAGCCAGAAATTACCCCCCGTTCATTCCCCCCAAGACCTATTACTGCAAAGAAGCCAGTAGTTGCTCCAAAGCCAGGGGTAAGCAGAATTTCAGGAGACTGGGATGCATGGACAGAAAGCAAATCAACACTTTCCAAGGAATTGCAGCCTCAACCTGAAGTAGCTGGGAGCAGTGTTGTAACCAAACCTGAACTGCCAAAGAAGCCAAAACCAGGCCTTGTTAAAAGTAGTAGTAGTGATTTGCTTGACACAAGGAGTGGATCAGCTGCAGAGAGCGGCAATGGACAAAAGAAAtttcctgttcctgctccaagGCCTCTTGTTCCTAAAAAGTCACATTACTCAGAAAATCCTGCTCTTTCTTTGGCCTCACTAAAACCGATTCCTGCTCCCCCACGGGCTTCTGTATCTGCCCAAGAAAAGGTTTTCAGGTCTCTGGCGGAATCATCACCTGCAGCCACCTGCTCAGCACCTGCTTCGCTGAATAAACCAGATGTGGAAGGAGATCTGATCAGTTTTGATGATGATGTTTTGCCTCTAAGTCCAGCTTGTATAGTTAAAGATAGCATCAgttctgaagcagcagcag atCCATTTCAGTTCCTCACCAAAAGTGAACCTGCAAAGGAACAGACAGCTCAACCCGCTTTAGCCCGGAAACCCACTGTGATCCGAATCCCAGCTAAGCCTGGGAAAC CTTTAAATGAAATCTCACATAGCCCGCCACCACTTCCTGCTGAAAAGCCTATTGGGAACACCTCTGATATCACAGTGGGAAAATCCAACAGTGGTGACCTAGTGAAAAAAGTG GAGTTGAATCCTTCAGAACAGGGTGGGGTGCCTCAGCTAGAACCCGTCCTGTCCCCAAG GCCTGTGGATGGAAAAATTATACCTGCTCGACCTCCCCCACCTAAAGGTGCTCCTGGAAGGCCACCTCCACCAAAACTCTCTGCAGCCAAGACCTCCTCCCAGAAGGATGCTCTTTCACGATCTACTTCTAATATAATTCCTGATAAAAAACCCAGCAAGTTCAGGCTGGGACCCAAGAGAGCAAAAAGTCAATTCTTTAAAAATCCAGATCCAACATTACCTCCTAGACCTAAACCAGGTCATCCTCTCTACAATAAGTACACG CACCCTGTGCCTCATGGAGTTGCCAAGGAAGATTGTCTCCCCAGGAACGCTGGAGAGCTGTCCTGTAAG GATTCAAACCACGCTCCAAAAGTTTCTGACACAAGTGCGCCTCATGCTGTAGTCCTGCATGATTTTCCTGCAG AGCATGCTGATGACTTGGACCTTCATGCTGGAGACATCGTTTGTCTTTTGGAGAAAATTGATACCGAGTGGTACAGAGGAAAATGTGGGAATCGCACAGGGATATTTCCTGCCAACTTTGTTAAAGTAGTT ATTGATGTTCCAGAagaaagcaacaggaaaaaaataccctgtTCATCACGATCTATCAA AGGTCCAAGATGTGTAGCAAGATTTGAGTTTATTGGAGACCAGCAAGATGAGCTCAGTTTTTCAGAAGGTGAAACTATCATCCTTAAAGAATATGTAAATGAAGAGTGGGCCAAAGGAGAGCTCAGAGGCATGTCTGGAATTTTCCCCTTGAACTTTGTAGAAGTAATTGAAGATCTGCCTGGAGCAG GTACAGGAGCAGCACTGAAGAACAAGGTGGaggtttcttcttcccttcctcag AACAACAGACGCTCAGTAGAGTGGTGTGAAGCGCTTCATGATTTTACAGCAGAAACCAAAGATGATTTATCCTTCAAAAAGGGAGACTACATCCAAATACTGGAGCAAGTAGATTCAGAGTGGTATAGAGGAAGACTGAATGAAAAGGAAGGGAttttcccagcagtttttgttCAGACCTGCTCAG CCAGGGTAGAGCTGTCACAGTctggaggagggaagaaaggaaaagccaaaGCTCTTTATGATTTTCatggagaaaatgaagatgaGCTTTCCTTCAAA GCAGGTGATACAATAACAGAGCTGGAATCTGTAGACGAGGACTGGATGAGTGGAGAGATACAAGGAAAGTCTGGGATATTTCCCAAGAACTttgttcagattttaaaaacaccGTGA
- the SH3D19 gene encoding SH3 domain-containing protein 19 isoform X1: MRSAAPPPPMAEAWRLEEDEEELRELGRRHRRVALGAAADRSERNKPDCRSSGQGPLSSIRAAIKRSSRTSSHTEQQRDRRRPEITIVAAEPLRQSSWFPGAGPVTPQGLGFPSASSHAQWRRNEHIPAELPPSYEQVIREINQVQVNTTNNNNAAAPRHTTTSATQTDFPEELISHLPGSNVKNSVPTHWESADHPAGKSPLKPPRPAASLLNRSPSENENPLIVFEISEGQSCQENPNAVICPVPKPRSRSNLRPVIKNTESKIDNGEVTQSSTKRQQPPVQQSPLSDDSLLDSHLAMDSMSTEKSQNSIVSRIKVFESQGNNDTSGLSKKPEITPRSFPPRPITAKKPVVAPKPGVSRISGDWDAWTESKSTLSKELQPQPEVAGSSVVTKPELPKKPKPGLVKSSSSDLLDTRSGSAAESGNGQKKFPVPAPRPLVPKKSHYSENPALSLASLKPIPAPPRASVSAQEKVFRSLAESSPAATCSAPASLNKPDVEGDLISFDDDVLPLSPACIVKDSISSEAAADPFQFLTKSEPAKEQTAQPALARKPTVIRIPAKPGKPLNEISHSPPPLPAEKPIGNTSDITVGKSNSGDLVKKVELNPSEQGGVPQLEPVLSPRPVDGKIIPARPPPPKGAPGRPPPPKLSAAKTSSQKDALSRSTSNIIPDKKPSKFRLGPKRAKSQFFKNPDPTLPPRPKPGHPLYNKYTVRAEHPVPHGVAKEDCLPRNAGELSCKDSNHAPKVSDTSAPHAVVLHDFPAEHADDLDLHAGDIVCLLEKIDTEWYRGKCGNRTGIFPANFVKVVIDVPEESNRKKIPCSSRSIKGPRCVARFEFIGDQQDELSFSEGETIILKEYVNEEWAKGELRGMSGIFPLNFVEVIEDLPGAGTGAALKNKVEVSSSLPQNNRRSVEWCEALHDFTAETKDDLSFKKGDYIQILEQVDSEWYRGRLNEKEGIFPAVFVQTCSARVELSQSGGGKKGKAKALYDFHGENEDELSFKAGDTITELESVDEDWMSGEIQGKSGIFPKNFVQILKTP; this comes from the exons cCAAGGACCCTTGTCATCCATAAGAGCAGCAATCAAGAGAT CTTCTCGGACCTCTAGTCATACTGAACAGCAGAGGGATAGAAG GCGTCCTGAAATTACAATAGTTGCTGCTGAACCCCTCCGGCAATCCTCCTGGTTTCCAGGTGCAGGCCCTGTCACTCCTCAGGGATTAGGATTCCCTTCTGCTTCGTCTCATGCTCAGTGGAGGAGAAATGAGCATATTCCAGCTGAG CTTCCACCATCATATGAGCAGGTGATAAGAGAAATCAATCAAGTGCAAGTCAATACGACAAATAACAATAATGCTGCTGCTCCTAGACATACCACTACTTCTGCAACACAGACTGACTTTCCGGAGGAACTAATCAGCCATTTGCCAGGAAGTAATGTAAAAAACAGTGTGCCTACACACTGGGAATCTGCAGACCACCCAG caGGGAAGAGTCCTCTTAAACCTCCTAGGCCTGCAGCATCTCTCCTGAATAGGTCTCCTTCAGAAAATGAGAATCCATTAATAGTCTTTGAAATTTCAGAAGGTCAGAGCTGCCAAGAAAATCCCAATGCTGTGATATGTCCTGTGCCAAAGCCAAGATCAAGAAGCAATCTCAGACCTGTGAtcaaaaatactgaaagtaAGATAGACAATGGAGAAGTGACCCAGTCTTCCACAAAAAGGCAGCAACCTCCAGTTCAGCAGTCACCTCTCTCAGATGACAGCTTACTAGACAGTCACTTGGCAATGGACAGCATGAGTACAGAAAAGAGCCAAAATAGTATTGTTTCAAGGATCAAAGTTTTTGAATCCCAAGGAAATAATGATACCTCAGGATTATCAAAAAAGCCAGAAATTACCCCCCGTTCATTCCCCCCAAGACCTATTACTGCAAAGAAGCCAGTAGTTGCTCCAAAGCCAGGGGTAAGCAGAATTTCAGGAGACTGGGATGCATGGACAGAAAGCAAATCAACACTTTCCAAGGAATTGCAGCCTCAACCTGAAGTAGCTGGGAGCAGTGTTGTAACCAAACCTGAACTGCCAAAGAAGCCAAAACCAGGCCTTGTTAAAAGTAGTAGTAGTGATTTGCTTGACACAAGGAGTGGATCAGCTGCAGAGAGCGGCAATGGACAAAAGAAAtttcctgttcctgctccaagGCCTCTTGTTCCTAAAAAGTCACATTACTCAGAAAATCCTGCTCTTTCTTTGGCCTCACTAAAACCGATTCCTGCTCCCCCACGGGCTTCTGTATCTGCCCAAGAAAAGGTTTTCAGGTCTCTGGCGGAATCATCACCTGCAGCCACCTGCTCAGCACCTGCTTCGCTGAATAAACCAGATGTGGAAGGAGATCTGATCAGTTTTGATGATGATGTTTTGCCTCTAAGTCCAGCTTGTATAGTTAAAGATAGCATCAgttctgaagcagcagcag atCCATTTCAGTTCCTCACCAAAAGTGAACCTGCAAAGGAACAGACAGCTCAACCCGCTTTAGCCCGGAAACCCACTGTGATCCGAATCCCAGCTAAGCCTGGGAAAC CTTTAAATGAAATCTCACATAGCCCGCCACCACTTCCTGCTGAAAAGCCTATTGGGAACACCTCTGATATCACAGTGGGAAAATCCAACAGTGGTGACCTAGTGAAAAAAGTG GAGTTGAATCCTTCAGAACAGGGTGGGGTGCCTCAGCTAGAACCCGTCCTGTCCCCAAG GCCTGTGGATGGAAAAATTATACCTGCTCGACCTCCCCCACCTAAAGGTGCTCCTGGAAGGCCACCTCCACCAAAACTCTCTGCAGCCAAGACCTCCTCCCAGAAGGATGCTCTTTCACGATCTACTTCTAATATAATTCCTGATAAAAAACCCAGCAAGTTCAGGCTGGGACCCAAGAGAGCAAAAAGTCAATTCTTTAAAAATCCAGATCCAACATTACCTCCTAGACCTAAACCAGGTCATCCTCTCTACAATAAGTACACGGTGAGAGCTGAG CACCCTGTGCCTCATGGAGTTGCCAAGGAAGATTGTCTCCCCAGGAACGCTGGAGAGCTGTCCTGTAAG GATTCAAACCACGCTCCAAAAGTTTCTGACACAAGTGCGCCTCATGCTGTAGTCCTGCATGATTTTCCTGCAG AGCATGCTGATGACTTGGACCTTCATGCTGGAGACATCGTTTGTCTTTTGGAGAAAATTGATACCGAGTGGTACAGAGGAAAATGTGGGAATCGCACAGGGATATTTCCTGCCAACTTTGTTAAAGTAGTT ATTGATGTTCCAGAagaaagcaacaggaaaaaaataccctgtTCATCACGATCTATCAA AGGTCCAAGATGTGTAGCAAGATTTGAGTTTATTGGAGACCAGCAAGATGAGCTCAGTTTTTCAGAAGGTGAAACTATCATCCTTAAAGAATATGTAAATGAAGAGTGGGCCAAAGGAGAGCTCAGAGGCATGTCTGGAATTTTCCCCTTGAACTTTGTAGAAGTAATTGAAGATCTGCCTGGAGCAG GTACAGGAGCAGCACTGAAGAACAAGGTGGaggtttcttcttcccttcctcag AACAACAGACGCTCAGTAGAGTGGTGTGAAGCGCTTCATGATTTTACAGCAGAAACCAAAGATGATTTATCCTTCAAAAAGGGAGACTACATCCAAATACTGGAGCAAGTAGATTCAGAGTGGTATAGAGGAAGACTGAATGAAAAGGAAGGGAttttcccagcagtttttgttCAGACCTGCTCAG CCAGGGTAGAGCTGTCACAGTctggaggagggaagaaaggaaaagccaaaGCTCTTTATGATTTTCatggagaaaatgaagatgaGCTTTCCTTCAAA GCAGGTGATACAATAACAGAGCTGGAATCTGTAGACGAGGACTGGATGAGTGGAGAGATACAAGGAAAGTCTGGGATATTTCCCAAGAACTttgttcagattttaaaaacaccGTGA
- the SH3D19 gene encoding SH3 domain-containing protein 19 isoform X7 translates to MRQNVNFNTESREKMVLKIGFPSSRSLAAKRQGPLSSIRAAIKRSSRTSSHTEQQRDRRRPEITIVAAEPLRQSSWFPGAGPVTPQGLGFPSASSHAQWRRNEHIPAELPPSYEQVIREINQVQVNTTNNNNAAAPRHTTTSATQTDFPEELISHLPGSNVKNSVPTHWESADHPAGKSPLKPPRPAASLLNRSPSENENPLIVFEISEGQSCQENPNAVICPVPKPRSRSNLRPVIKNTESKIDNGEVTQSSTKRQQPPVQQSPLSDDSLLDSHLAMDSMSTEKSQNSIVSRIKVFESQGNNDTSGLSKKPEITPRSFPPRPITAKKPVVAPKPGVSRISGDWDAWTESKSTLSKELQPQPEVAGSSVVTKPELPKKPKPGLVKSSSSDLLDTRSGSAAESGNGQKKFPVPAPRPLVPKKSHYSENPALSLASLKPIPAPPRASVSAQEKVFRSLAESSPAATCSAPASLNKPDVEGDLISFDDDVLPLSPACIVKDSISSEAAADPFQFLTKSEPAKEQTAQPALARKPTVIRIPAKPGKPLNEISHSPPPLPAEKPIGNTSDITVGKSNSGDLVKKVELNPSEQGGVPQLEPVLSPRPVDGKIIPARPPPPKGAPGRPPPPKLSAAKTSSQKDALSRSTSNIIPDKKPSKFRLGPKRAKSQFFKNPDPTLPPRPKPGHPLYNKYTVRAEHPVPHGVAKEDCLPRNAGELSCKDSNHAPKVSDTSAPHAVVLHDFPAEHADDLDLHAGDIVCLLEKIDTEWYRGKCGNRTGIFPANFVKVVIDVPEESNRKKIPCSSRSIKGPRCVARFEFIGDQQDELSFSEGETIILKEYVNEEWAKGELRGMSGIFPLNFVEVIEDLPGAGTGAALKNKVEVSSSLPQNNRRSVEWCEALHDFTAETKDDLSFKKGDYIQILEQVDSEWYRGRLNEKEGIFPAVFVQTCSARVELSQSGGGKKGKAKALYDFHGENEDELSFKAGDTITELESVDEDWMSGEIQGKSGIFPKNFVQILKTP, encoded by the exons ATGAGGCAGAATGTGAACTTCAACACAGAATCGAGAGAAAAAATGGTTCTAAAAATTGGCTTTCCATCTTCGCGGAGTCTTGCAGCTAAGCG cCAAGGACCCTTGTCATCCATAAGAGCAGCAATCAAGAGAT CTTCTCGGACCTCTAGTCATACTGAACAGCAGAGGGATAGAAG GCGTCCTGAAATTACAATAGTTGCTGCTGAACCCCTCCGGCAATCCTCCTGGTTTCCAGGTGCAGGCCCTGTCACTCCTCAGGGATTAGGATTCCCTTCTGCTTCGTCTCATGCTCAGTGGAGGAGAAATGAGCATATTCCAGCTGAG CTTCCACCATCATATGAGCAGGTGATAAGAGAAATCAATCAAGTGCAAGTCAATACGACAAATAACAATAATGCTGCTGCTCCTAGACATACCACTACTTCTGCAACACAGACTGACTTTCCGGAGGAACTAATCAGCCATTTGCCAGGAAGTAATGTAAAAAACAGTGTGCCTACACACTGGGAATCTGCAGACCACCCAG caGGGAAGAGTCCTCTTAAACCTCCTAGGCCTGCAGCATCTCTCCTGAATAGGTCTCCTTCAGAAAATGAGAATCCATTAATAGTCTTTGAAATTTCAGAAGGTCAGAGCTGCCAAGAAAATCCCAATGCTGTGATATGTCCTGTGCCAAAGCCAAGATCAAGAAGCAATCTCAGACCTGTGAtcaaaaatactgaaagtaAGATAGACAATGGAGAAGTGACCCAGTCTTCCACAAAAAGGCAGCAACCTCCAGTTCAGCAGTCACCTCTCTCAGATGACAGCTTACTAGACAGTCACTTGGCAATGGACAGCATGAGTACAGAAAAGAGCCAAAATAGTATTGTTTCAAGGATCAAAGTTTTTGAATCCCAAGGAAATAATGATACCTCAGGATTATCAAAAAAGCCAGAAATTACCCCCCGTTCATTCCCCCCAAGACCTATTACTGCAAAGAAGCCAGTAGTTGCTCCAAAGCCAGGGGTAAGCAGAATTTCAGGAGACTGGGATGCATGGACAGAAAGCAAATCAACACTTTCCAAGGAATTGCAGCCTCAACCTGAAGTAGCTGGGAGCAGTGTTGTAACCAAACCTGAACTGCCAAAGAAGCCAAAACCAGGCCTTGTTAAAAGTAGTAGTAGTGATTTGCTTGACACAAGGAGTGGATCAGCTGCAGAGAGCGGCAATGGACAAAAGAAAtttcctgttcctgctccaagGCCTCTTGTTCCTAAAAAGTCACATTACTCAGAAAATCCTGCTCTTTCTTTGGCCTCACTAAAACCGATTCCTGCTCCCCCACGGGCTTCTGTATCTGCCCAAGAAAAGGTTTTCAGGTCTCTGGCGGAATCATCACCTGCAGCCACCTGCTCAGCACCTGCTTCGCTGAATAAACCAGATGTGGAAGGAGATCTGATCAGTTTTGATGATGATGTTTTGCCTCTAAGTCCAGCTTGTATAGTTAAAGATAGCATCAgttctgaagcagcagcag atCCATTTCAGTTCCTCACCAAAAGTGAACCTGCAAAGGAACAGACAGCTCAACCCGCTTTAGCCCGGAAACCCACTGTGATCCGAATCCCAGCTAAGCCTGGGAAAC CTTTAAATGAAATCTCACATAGCCCGCCACCACTTCCTGCTGAAAAGCCTATTGGGAACACCTCTGATATCACAGTGGGAAAATCCAACAGTGGTGACCTAGTGAAAAAAGTG GAGTTGAATCCTTCAGAACAGGGTGGGGTGCCTCAGCTAGAACCCGTCCTGTCCCCAAG GCCTGTGGATGGAAAAATTATACCTGCTCGACCTCCCCCACCTAAAGGTGCTCCTGGAAGGCCACCTCCACCAAAACTCTCTGCAGCCAAGACCTCCTCCCAGAAGGATGCTCTTTCACGATCTACTTCTAATATAATTCCTGATAAAAAACCCAGCAAGTTCAGGCTGGGACCCAAGAGAGCAAAAAGTCAATTCTTTAAAAATCCAGATCCAACATTACCTCCTAGACCTAAACCAGGTCATCCTCTCTACAATAAGTACACGGTGAGAGCTGAG CACCCTGTGCCTCATGGAGTTGCCAAGGAAGATTGTCTCCCCAGGAACGCTGGAGAGCTGTCCTGTAAG GATTCAAACCACGCTCCAAAAGTTTCTGACACAAGTGCGCCTCATGCTGTAGTCCTGCATGATTTTCCTGCAG AGCATGCTGATGACTTGGACCTTCATGCTGGAGACATCGTTTGTCTTTTGGAGAAAATTGATACCGAGTGGTACAGAGGAAAATGTGGGAATCGCACAGGGATATTTCCTGCCAACTTTGTTAAAGTAGTT ATTGATGTTCCAGAagaaagcaacaggaaaaaaataccctgtTCATCACGATCTATCAA AGGTCCAAGATGTGTAGCAAGATTTGAGTTTATTGGAGACCAGCAAGATGAGCTCAGTTTTTCAGAAGGTGAAACTATCATCCTTAAAGAATATGTAAATGAAGAGTGGGCCAAAGGAGAGCTCAGAGGCATGTCTGGAATTTTCCCCTTGAACTTTGTAGAAGTAATTGAAGATCTGCCTGGAGCAG GTACAGGAGCAGCACTGAAGAACAAGGTGGaggtttcttcttcccttcctcag AACAACAGACGCTCAGTAGAGTGGTGTGAAGCGCTTCATGATTTTACAGCAGAAACCAAAGATGATTTATCCTTCAAAAAGGGAGACTACATCCAAATACTGGAGCAAGTAGATTCAGAGTGGTATAGAGGAAGACTGAATGAAAAGGAAGGGAttttcccagcagtttttgttCAGACCTGCTCAG CCAGGGTAGAGCTGTCACAGTctggaggagggaagaaaggaaaagccaaaGCTCTTTATGATTTTCatggagaaaatgaagatgaGCTTTCCTTCAAA GCAGGTGATACAATAACAGAGCTGGAATCTGTAGACGAGGACTGGATGAGTGGAGAGATACAAGGAAAGTCTGGGATATTTCCCAAGAACTttgttcagattttaaaaacaccGTGA